In Sphingomonas psychrotolerans, the following proteins share a genomic window:
- a CDS encoding DUF1801 domain-containing protein has product MAEIKTKATPESVDAFIEAVSDPVRRADAKAVAALMAQVSGETPAMWGATIIGFGSYHYRYDSGHEGEMCRLGFSPRKTELVLYVLNGSPEQDAQLARLGKHKTGKACLYIKKLADVDLAVLEELMRDQLTSMDARYPR; this is encoded by the coding sequence ATGGCCGAAATCAAGACGAAGGCGACGCCCGAAAGCGTCGATGCGTTCATCGAAGCGGTGTCCGATCCGGTCCGCCGCGCCGATGCGAAGGCGGTCGCGGCGTTGATGGCGCAGGTGAGCGGCGAGACGCCGGCGATGTGGGGGGCCACCATCATCGGTTTCGGCAGCTATCACTATCGCTACGACAGCGGCCATGAAGGCGAGATGTGCCGGCTGGGGTTCAGCCCGCGCAAAACCGAGCTGGTGCTCTATGTGCTCAACGGCTCCCCCGAGCAGGACGCGCAGCTCGCGCGACTGGGCAAGCACAAGACCGGCAAAGCCTGTCTCTATATCAAGAAGCTCGCCGACGTGGACCTGGCCGTGCTCGAGGAATTGATGCGCGACCAGCTCACATCGATGGATGCGCGCTATCCGCGCTGA
- a CDS encoding argininosuccinate synthase has translation MSDKINRVVLAYSGGLDTSVILKWLQQEYQCEVVTFTADLGQGEELEPVRRKAERAGVKPEHIFIDDLREEFVRDFVFPMMRANAQYEGLYLLGTSIARPLIAKRQIEIAKLVGADAVSHGATGKGNDQVRFELGYYALNPDIKVIAPWREWDLTSRTRLIEFAEQHQIEVAKDKRGEAPFSTDANLLHTSSEGKVLEDPWDEVPDYVYSRTVNPEDAPDAPETITVDFERGDGVALNGEAMSPATLLTALNELGRKHGIGRLDLVENRFVGMKSRGMYETPGGTIYHLAHRGIEQITLDRGAAHLKDELMPRYAELIYNGFWFAPEREMLQAAIDHSQEKVTGTVRLKLYKGNVIVTGRRSPNSLYSEKVVTFEDDQGAYDQRDAAGFIKLNALRLRLLGRRDG, from the coding sequence ATGTCCGACAAGATCAACCGCGTCGTCCTCGCCTATTCGGGCGGACTGGACACGAGCGTGATCCTGAAGTGGCTCCAGCAGGAATATCAGTGCGAAGTGGTGACCTTCACTGCCGATCTCGGCCAGGGCGAAGAACTCGAGCCGGTGCGGCGCAAGGCCGAGCGGGCCGGCGTGAAGCCCGAGCACATCTTCATCGACGATCTGCGCGAGGAGTTCGTCCGCGACTTCGTCTTCCCGATGATGCGCGCCAATGCGCAATATGAGGGGCTGTATCTGCTCGGCACGTCGATCGCGCGGCCGCTGATCGCCAAGCGCCAGATCGAGATCGCCAAGCTGGTGGGTGCGGACGCAGTCAGCCACGGTGCGACCGGCAAGGGCAACGATCAGGTCCGCTTCGAACTCGGCTATTACGCGCTCAATCCCGACATCAAGGTCATCGCCCCGTGGCGCGAATGGGATCTCACCAGCCGCACCCGGCTGATCGAGTTCGCCGAGCAGCACCAGATCGAAGTCGCCAAAGACAAGCGCGGCGAGGCGCCGTTCTCGACCGACGCAAACCTTCTCCACACCTCGTCCGAAGGCAAGGTGCTCGAGGATCCGTGGGACGAGGTCCCCGATTATGTCTATTCGCGCACGGTCAATCCCGAGGACGCGCCCGACGCGCCCGAGACGATCACGGTGGATTTCGAGCGCGGCGACGGCGTCGCGCTGAACGGCGAGGCCATGTCGCCCGCTACCTTGCTGACCGCGCTCAACGAACTCGGCCGCAAGCACGGCATCGGCCGGCTCGATCTGGTCGAGAACCGCTTCGTCGGCATGAAGTCGCGCGGCATGTACGAGACGCCGGGCGGCACGATCTACCATCTCGCCCATCGCGGGATCGAGCAGATCACGCTGGATCGCGGCGCCGCGCATCTCAAGGACGAGTTGATGCCGCGCTATGCCGAGCTGATCTATAACGGCTTCTGGTTCGCCCCCGAGCGCGAGATGCTCCAGGCCGCGATCGATCACAGCCAGGAAAAGGTGACCGGTACCGTCCGCCTCAAGCTCTACAAGGGCAATGTCATCGTCACCGGCCGGCGCTCGCCCAACAGCCTGTACAGCGAGAAGGTCGTCACTTTCGAGGACGATCAGGGCGCTTATGACCAGCGCGACGCCGCGGGCTTCATCAAATTGAACGCATTGCGGCTGCGGTTGCTGGGACGGCGCGACGGCTAG
- a CDS encoding glycosyltransferase family 2 protein: protein MSAAALLKANPETPRARRTAEIELTIVMPCLNEAETIAVCVKKARAFLAEHAIAGEVIVADNGSIDGSQQIANALGARIVHVPARGYGAALIGGIEAAKGKYVAMGDADDSYDFGGLMPFVAALREGADLVMGNRFQGGIAQGAMPPLHRWLGNPVLSFLGRTFFDIPVGDFHCGLRAFRRDSISGLGLTAPGMEFASEMVVKAAISKLDIREVPTTLQPDGRSRPPHLRTWRDGWRHLRFLLIYAPKFLFLYPGLALAVAGLIGVLGLVRGDVRIGDVEFGIHTMIFAAMAVLMGSQLIGLSVMARRYGAIAGMWPESGLMRRVRNWFSVERACVGGGLMLALGIGGAVTATAIWASSGFGGLNPAALMRLTIPSMLLGCLGLQTVVTAFFIGLLDQPRG, encoded by the coding sequence ATGTCCGCCGCTGCGCTGCTAAAGGCCAACCCCGAAACCCCGCGCGCCCGTCGCACGGCCGAAATCGAGCTGACGATCGTGATGCCGTGCCTCAACGAGGCCGAGACGATCGCCGTCTGCGTCAAGAAGGCGCGCGCGTTTCTGGCCGAGCATGCAATCGCCGGCGAAGTCATCGTCGCCGACAACGGATCCATCGACGGCTCGCAGCAGATCGCCAATGCGCTCGGCGCGCGGATCGTCCACGTCCCCGCGCGCGGCTATGGCGCCGCGCTGATCGGCGGAATCGAGGCGGCGAAGGGCAAATATGTCGCGATGGGCGACGCCGATGATTCGTACGATTTCGGCGGACTGATGCCGTTCGTCGCGGCGCTGCGCGAAGGCGCGGACCTCGTGATGGGCAATCGCTTCCAGGGCGGGATCGCCCAGGGCGCGATGCCGCCGCTCCATCGCTGGCTCGGCAATCCGGTGCTCAGCTTCCTCGGCCGCACGTTCTTCGACATCCCGGTGGGCGATTTCCACTGCGGGCTCCGCGCGTTCCGCCGCGACAGCATATCGGGGCTCGGGCTGACTGCGCCCGGGATGGAATTCGCCAGCGAGATGGTGGTCAAGGCGGCGATCTCGAAGCTCGACATCCGCGAAGTGCCGACGACGCTGCAGCCCGACGGACGCAGCCGGCCGCCGCATCTGCGCACCTGGCGCGACGGCTGGCGGCATCTGCGCTTCCTGCTGATCTACGCCCCCAAATTCCTGTTCCTCTATCCCGGCCTCGCGCTCGCCGTGGCGGGGCTGATCGGTGTGCTCGGGTTGGTCCGGGGCGACGTGCGGATCGGGGATGTCGAGTTCGGCATTCACACGATGATCTTCGCGGCGATGGCCGTACTGATGGGATCGCAGCTGATCGGGCTGTCGGTCATGGCGAGGCGCTACGGGGCGATTGCAGGAATGTGGCCCGAAAGCGGCCTGATGCGACGCGTGCGCAACTGGTTTTCGGTCGAGCGCGCGTGCGTCGGGGGCGGCCTGATGCTCGCGCTCGGCATCGGCGGCGCCGTCACCGCGACGGCGATCTGGGCGTCGAGCGGCTTCGGCGGACTCAATCCCGCCGCGCTGATGCGGCTGACGATCCCGTCGATGCTGCTCGGCTGTCTCGGGCTTCAAACCGTCGTGACGGCGTTTTTCATTGGACTGCTCGACCAGCCGCGCGGCTAG
- a CDS encoding class I SAM-dependent methyltransferase: protein MLGTVHGKLVFNRRVRTLAAAIAERLPHGARVLDVGCGSGDLAALVMQIRPDVSIEGIDVLVRPGTAIPVHAYDGAHIPFGDDSFDAAMVVDVLHHTDDPAAVLAEIARVAPMVVIKDHLRDGIAAGPTLRFMDWVGNAAHGVRLPYNYLSHREWKAIWARLHLGTSKFATRLALYPRPFSWLFDRGLHFVTVLSR, encoded by the coding sequence ATGCTCGGTACCGTTCATGGCAAACTGGTGTTCAACCGACGCGTCCGCACGCTCGCCGCGGCGATTGCCGAACGGCTGCCGCACGGCGCGCGCGTGCTCGATGTCGGCTGCGGCAGCGGCGATCTCGCGGCGCTGGTGATGCAGATCCGCCCGGACGTGTCGATCGAGGGCATCGACGTGCTGGTGCGTCCCGGCACGGCGATACCGGTCCATGCCTATGACGGCGCGCACATCCCGTTCGGCGACGATTCGTTCGACGCGGCGATGGTGGTCGACGTGCTCCACCATACCGACGATCCTGCGGCGGTGCTCGCCGAAATCGCGCGGGTGGCGCCGATGGTCGTGATCAAGGATCATCTGCGCGACGGCATCGCGGCCGGGCCGACTTTGCGCTTCATGGATTGGGTCGGCAATGCCGCGCACGGCGTGCGCCTGCCGTACAATTATCTGTCACACCGAGAATGGAAGGCGATCTGGGCGAGGCTCCATCTCGGCACCAGCAAGTTCGCCACCCGCCTCGCGCTCTATCCGCGGCCCTTTTCATGGCTGTTCGATCGCGGGCTCCATTTCGTGACCGTGCTTTCGCGCTGA
- a CDS encoding GNAT family N-acetyltransferase, which translates to MIRAYLAAVSSQQITARIADGVATIPSAEWDACAGSDNPFVSHRFLSILERSGSATARTGWQPLPILVDGADGCAAAIAPAYVKAHSQGEYVFDHGWADAWEQAGGHYYPKLQVAVPFTPVPGPRLLLRDAAAAPALIAAIEAVTDQNALSSAHVTFVDADQLHWFEAAGWLVRAGTQFHWQNNGYAGFDDFLAALSSRKRKAIRKERAAALEGLTARHVTGAEISEAHWDAFWEFYQDTGSRKWGRPYLTRAFFSLLGAEMADEVLLILAERDGVPIAGALNLIGEDALYGRYWGAIEEVPFLHFELCYYQAVDAAIARGLARVEAGAQGEHKLARGYAPVTTWSAHYIPNPGFRRAVADFLLREREAVEREQEWLGEMMPFKRSD; encoded by the coding sequence ATGATCCGCGCCTATCTTGCGGCGGTGAGTTCGCAGCAGATTACCGCTCGTATCGCCGATGGCGTCGCAACGATCCCCTCGGCCGAGTGGGACGCCTGCGCAGGGTCCGACAATCCGTTCGTGTCGCACCGCTTCCTGTCGATCCTCGAACGCTCCGGATCCGCCACTGCGCGAACCGGCTGGCAGCCGCTGCCGATCCTCGTCGACGGCGCGGACGGCTGCGCCGCGGCGATCGCGCCGGCCTATGTCAAGGCGCATAGCCAGGGCGAATATGTATTCGACCATGGCTGGGCCGATGCGTGGGAGCAGGCCGGCGGACATTATTACCCCAAGCTGCAAGTTGCAGTGCCGTTCACCCCGGTGCCGGGACCAAGGCTGTTGCTGCGCGACGCGGCCGCCGCCCCGGCGCTGATCGCGGCGATCGAGGCGGTGACCGATCAGAACGCGCTGTCCTCGGCGCATGTGACCTTTGTCGACGCGGACCAGTTGCACTGGTTCGAGGCGGCGGGCTGGCTGGTCCGCGCGGGCACCCAGTTTCACTGGCAGAATAACGGCTATGCCGGCTTCGACGACTTTCTGGCGGCGCTCTCAAGCCGCAAGCGCAAGGCGATCCGCAAGGAGCGCGCGGCGGCGCTGGAGGGGCTGACGGCACGCCATGTGACCGGGGCCGAGATCAGCGAGGCGCATTGGGACGCGTTCTGGGAATTCTATCAGGACACCGGCTCGCGCAAATGGGGACGGCCATACCTCACTCGCGCCTTCTTCTCGCTGCTCGGCGCCGAGATGGCCGACGAAGTGCTGCTGATTCTCGCCGAGCGCGACGGAGTGCCGATCGCGGGGGCGCTCAACCTGATCGGCGAAGATGCGCTGTACGGGCGCTATTGGGGTGCGATCGAGGAAGTGCCGTTCCTCCATTTCGAGCTTTGCTATTATCAGGCGGTCGACGCCGCGATCGCGCGCGGGCTGGCCCGCGTCGAAGCCGGCGCGCAGGGCGAGCACAAACTGGCGCGCGGCTATGCGCCGGTCACGACCTGGTCGGCGCATTACATCCCGAATCCCGGCTTTCGGCGGGCAGTGGCGGACTTCCTCCTGCGCGAGCGCGAGGCGGTCGAGCGCGAGCAGGAATGGCTGGGCGAGATGATGCCGTTCAAGCGATCCGACTGA